In Achromobacter xylosoxidans A8, a single window of DNA contains:
- a CDS encoding glutathione S-transferase, translating into MKLIGSLTSPYVRKVRIVMAEKKLDYRLELENVWSADTQIQTYNPLGKVPCLVMEDGGALFDSRVIVEYVDTLSPVARLIPQPGRDRAAVKCWEAIADGLLDACVTIVKENQRPEAQRSPEWIERQYSKIHASLDAMNKSLGDNAHCMGINYSLADIAVGCALGYLDLRFAALDWRTNHQNLARLYDKLSQRQSFVDTVPG; encoded by the coding sequence ATGAAACTGATCGGCTCGCTTACCAGTCCTTACGTGCGCAAAGTGCGTATCGTCATGGCCGAGAAAAAGCTGGACTACCGGCTTGAACTCGAAAACGTCTGGTCCGCCGACACGCAGATCCAAACGTACAACCCGCTGGGCAAGGTACCTTGCCTGGTCATGGAAGATGGCGGCGCCCTCTTCGATTCGCGCGTCATCGTCGAATACGTCGACACCCTGTCCCCGGTCGCCCGCCTGATTCCTCAGCCGGGGCGCGACCGCGCGGCCGTCAAGTGCTGGGAAGCCATCGCCGATGGCCTCCTGGACGCCTGCGTGACCATCGTCAAGGAAAACCAGCGTCCCGAGGCTCAGCGCAGCCCCGAATGGATCGAACGCCAGTACTCCAAGATCCACGCCAGCCTCGACGCCATGAACAAGAGCCTGGGCGACAACGCCCACTGTATGGGCATCAACTACAGCCTGGCCGACATCGCTGTCGGCTGCGCACTGGGCTACCTGGACCTGCGCTTCGCCGCGCTCGACTGGCGTACCAACCACCAGAACCTGGCCCGCCTGTACGACAAGCTATCGCAACGCCAATCGTTCGTCGATACCGTTCCAGGATAA
- the purB gene encoding adenylosuccinate lyase yields the protein MQIADQLSQLNALSPLDGRYASRGDALRGLLSEAGFMAHRVEVEVAWLIALSDAGLPELPAFSEAARARLQQLVRDFSEADAARIKDIERVTNHDVKAVEYWLKEKVADDAELARAAEFIHFACTSEDINNTSHALMLTRARNEVVVPRLRELAAKLNDMAVAQADQPMLSRTHGQPASPTTLGKEFANVAARLNRAIAAVEAVEPLAKLNGATGNYNAHLSAYPEIDWPAFSQRVLAGLGLTQNRHTIQIEPHDWMSALFDAITRANIIVLDLDRDIWGYVALGYFKQRLKEGEVGSSTMPHKVNPIDFENSEGNLGLANAVLRHLADKLPISRWQRDLTDSTVLRNLGVGLGYCLVAWDACMRGLGKLEVNTAAIDADIDACWEVLAEPVQTVMRRYGLPQPYEQLKALTRGKGITEEGLREFIQGLALPEEPKARLLAMTPRSYIGLAADLARAV from the coding sequence ATGCAAATCGCCGATCAGCTCAGCCAACTCAACGCCCTTTCGCCATTGGATGGCCGGTACGCTTCCCGGGGCGACGCGCTGCGCGGCCTGCTCTCCGAAGCCGGCTTCATGGCGCATCGCGTCGAAGTCGAGGTGGCCTGGCTGATCGCGCTGTCGGATGCCGGCCTGCCGGAACTGCCCGCCTTCTCCGAAGCCGCCCGCGCCCGCCTGCAACAATTGGTGCGCGACTTCTCGGAAGCGGACGCCGCCCGCATCAAGGACATCGAACGCGTCACCAACCATGACGTCAAGGCCGTTGAGTACTGGTTGAAGGAAAAAGTGGCCGATGACGCCGAGCTGGCCCGCGCCGCCGAGTTCATCCACTTCGCCTGCACCTCCGAGGACATCAACAACACCTCGCACGCGCTGATGCTGACCCGCGCCCGCAACGAGGTCGTGGTGCCGCGCCTGCGTGAACTGGCCGCCAAGCTGAACGACATGGCCGTGGCCCAGGCCGACCAGCCCATGCTGTCGCGCACGCACGGCCAGCCCGCCAGCCCGACGACCCTGGGCAAGGAATTCGCCAACGTGGCCGCGCGCCTGAACCGCGCCATCGCCGCCGTCGAGGCCGTCGAACCGCTGGCCAAGCTGAACGGCGCCACCGGCAACTACAACGCCCACCTCTCGGCCTACCCCGAGATCGATTGGCCCGCTTTCAGCCAGCGCGTGCTGGCTGGCCTGGGCCTGACCCAGAACCGCCACACCATCCAGATCGAACCCCACGACTGGATGTCGGCGCTGTTCGATGCCATCACGCGTGCCAACATCATTGTGCTGGACCTGGACCGCGACATCTGGGGCTACGTGGCGCTGGGCTACTTCAAGCAGCGCCTGAAGGAAGGCGAGGTCGGCTCGTCCACCATGCCGCACAAGGTCAACCCGATCGACTTCGAAAACTCCGAGGGCAATCTGGGCCTGGCCAACGCCGTGCTGCGCCACCTCGCCGACAAGCTGCCGATCTCCCGCTGGCAGCGCGACCTGACCGACTCCACCGTGCTGCGCAACCTGGGCGTGGGCCTGGGCTACTGCCTGGTGGCCTGGGACGCCTGCATGCGCGGGCTGGGCAAGCTGGAAGTCAACACCGCGGCCATCGACGCCGACATCGACGCTTGCTGGGAAGTGCTGGCTGAACCGGTGCAGACCGTCATGCGCCGCTATGGCTTGCCGCAGCCGTACGAACAGCTCAAGGCTTTGACGCGCGGCAAGGGCATCACCGAGGAAGGTCTGCGAGAATTCATCCAGGGCCTGGCCCTGCCCGAAGAGCCCAAGGCGCGCCTGCTGGCGATGACCCCGCGCTCCTATATCGGGCTGGCGGCCGACTTGGCCCGGGCGGTATAG
- a CDS encoding c-type cytochrome, producing MKKLSTLAALACMTVGPLLATSASAQFAKPEDAVKYRQSALTLMASHFGRMAPVVKGQQPYDAAQIKANVEVLKTLSALPWTAFGAGTEGGDARPEVWSDAAGFKQKQQAFQDNIVKLSAAADAGDLDKLRAAFGDVGASCKACHDSYRKKK from the coding sequence ATGAAGAAGTTGTCCACGCTCGCCGCGTTGGCCTGTATGACGGTTGGGCCGCTGCTGGCGACGAGCGCGTCCGCGCAGTTCGCCAAGCCCGAGGATGCGGTCAAATACCGCCAGTCGGCGCTGACGCTGATGGCTTCCCACTTCGGCCGCATGGCGCCGGTGGTCAAGGGCCAGCAACCCTATGACGCCGCGCAGATCAAGGCCAATGTGGAAGTGCTGAAGACCTTGTCGGCCTTGCCGTGGACGGCTTTCGGCGCGGGCACGGAGGGCGGCGATGCGCGTCCCGAAGTCTGGAGCGACGCTGCGGGCTTCAAGCAGAAGCAGCAGGCCTTCCAGGACAACATCGTCAAGCTGTCGGCCGCCGCCGATGCCGGCGACCTGGACAAGCTGCGCGCCGCGTTTGGCGATGTCGGCGCAAGCTGCAAGGCCTGCCACGACTCGTACCGCAAGAAGAAATAA
- a CDS encoding class I SAM-dependent methyltransferase, translated as MKSFEDLVAEAEAADVNGWGFDWLSGRASEERPPWGYANRLAQRLARVQSALDLDTGGGEVLGEAAGFPPVMHATEAWPPNARKAHERLAARGVQVVQTAHGAALPFADASFELVTSRHPVSPDWAEIHRVLKPGGYYFAQHVGPASAFELIEHFLGPLPQERRLRDPRDEAADAAAAGLTVTDLRTARCRMVFHDVGAVVWILRKCVWWVPGFSARKYHDALLALDMRMRRGEPLVAHSTRHLIEARR; from the coding sequence ATGAAATCCTTTGAGGATCTGGTGGCCGAGGCCGAAGCTGCCGACGTGAACGGTTGGGGTTTCGACTGGCTGTCGGGGCGGGCCTCCGAGGAGCGCCCGCCTTGGGGTTATGCCAATCGACTCGCCCAGCGCTTGGCCCGTGTGCAGTCGGCGCTGGATTTGGACACGGGCGGTGGCGAGGTGCTGGGCGAGGCCGCCGGCTTTCCGCCGGTGATGCATGCGACCGAAGCCTGGCCGCCCAATGCCAGGAAAGCGCATGAGCGCCTGGCCGCGCGCGGCGTGCAGGTGGTGCAGACCGCGCATGGCGCTGCGCTGCCATTCGCCGACGCCTCGTTCGAATTGGTGACGTCCAGGCATCCCGTGAGTCCGGACTGGGCAGAGATCCATCGTGTGCTCAAGCCGGGCGGATATTACTTCGCGCAGCACGTGGGACCGGCTTCCGCGTTCGAACTGATCGAGCATTTTCTCGGGCCATTGCCGCAGGAACGGCGCCTGCGCGATCCGCGGGATGAAGCCGCCGACGCCGCGGCGGCAGGGCTGACCGTGACGGATTTGCGCACGGCGCGCTGCCGGATGGTGTTCCACGACGTGGGCGCCGTGGTCTGGATTCTGCGCAAGTGCGTGTGGTGGGTGCCGGGCTTTTCGGCGCGGAAGTACCATGACGCGCTGTTGGCGCTGGATATGCGGATGCGCCGCGGGGAGCCGTTGGTGGCTCACTCGACGCGGCATCTGATCGAGGCGCGGCGTTGA